One part of the Parabacteroides distasonis ATCC 8503 genome encodes these proteins:
- a CDS encoding bifunctional fucokinase/fucose-1-phosphate guanylyltransferase has product MIMGMKKLLSLPPNLVDCFHAIEHVSTEEWFCTSDPVGARLGSGGGTTWLLEASRRKEAPDVSVEEWLGQEKRILLHAGGQSRRLPGYAPSGKILTPIPVFRWARGQRLSQNLLSLQLPLYERIMKKAPESLHTLIASGDVYIRANQPLQEIPEVDVVCYGLWVEPSLAKNHGVFVSSRKSPDTLDFMLQKPSLETLGELAGSHLFLMDIGIWLLSDKAVRLLMKHSYTEDGKAMKAYDLYAEFGLALGKNPRITDSELNQLSVAILPLPGGEFYHYGTSRELISSTLAVQNLVRDQRAIMQRKVKPHPAMFVQNAVLHQKLTAENSELWIENSYIGENWTLRGQQIITGVPENNWNLSLPEGICVDVVPVGETNWAARPYGFNDLFKGALSDVSTLFMGKPILTWAMERGITLGGNEDIQNAPLFPVCQTVDELGKVLRWMITELDREEGKHIWLSARKLSANDLSDQANLRRLVAQREVFRKKDWSLLAANHEKSVFYQLDLSDAAESFAKDKIVLPKALPEDNPLMKRIHNHMFRSQVMKISGVAYKEEEQKAFALLREGLVGSVLGSKQQPCLNVYRDQIVWGRSPVRIDLAGGWTDTPPYCLYAGGNVVNVAIELNGQPPLQVYIKPSDTHKIILRSIDLGAMEVISSWDELRDYNKVGSPFSIPKAALALAGFVPEFSAEAYASLDVQLEAFGSGLEITLLAAIPAGSGLGTSSILAATVLGAISDFCGLAWDKNEIGNRTLILEQLLTTGGGWQDQYGGVLHGLKLLQTNEGFNQNPLVRWLPEYLFTDPEYRPCHLLYYTGITRTAKDILSEIVRGMFLNSEVHLGLLSEMKAHALDMYEAIQCGDFVAYGKLVGKTWEQNKALDSGTNPAAVEAIISKIQAYALGYKLPGAGGGGYLYIVAKDPGAALQIRKILTLSPPNSNARFVEMSLSNKGLQISRS; this is encoded by the coding sequence ATGATCATGGGTATGAAAAAGTTATTGTCTTTACCTCCAAATTTGGTTGATTGTTTCCATGCGATAGAGCATGTAAGTACGGAGGAATGGTTTTGCACCTCGGATCCGGTAGGTGCCCGCTTGGGATCCGGGGGAGGAACGACTTGGTTGTTGGAGGCCTCCCGGCGAAAAGAGGCCCCTGATGTATCCGTGGAGGAGTGGTTGGGACAGGAGAAGCGTATCTTGTTGCATGCCGGAGGGCAAAGCCGCCGTTTGCCCGGATATGCGCCATCCGGGAAAATATTGACTCCGATCCCTGTGTTTCGCTGGGCAAGAGGGCAGAGGTTATCCCAGAACTTATTGTCTTTGCAATTACCTCTTTATGAACGGATCATGAAAAAGGCGCCGGAATCGCTTCATACCTTGATCGCTAGCGGTGACGTATATATCCGTGCTAACCAGCCTTTGCAGGAGATTCCTGAGGTAGATGTGGTTTGTTACGGTTTATGGGTCGAGCCTTCGTTGGCCAAGAATCACGGGGTTTTTGTATCGAGCCGTAAGTCTCCGGACACTCTGGACTTCATGCTACAGAAGCCTTCGTTGGAAACTTTGGGGGAATTGGCGGGTAGTCATTTATTCTTGATGGATATCGGTATCTGGCTGCTAAGCGACAAGGCGGTGCGGTTATTAATGAAACATTCCTATACCGAAGATGGCAAGGCGATGAAGGCGTATGATTTATATGCTGAGTTCGGGTTGGCCTTGGGGAAGAATCCACGTATCACGGACTCGGAGTTAAATCAGCTTTCAGTAGCGATTCTGCCGCTTCCGGGTGGAGAGTTCTATCATTATGGAACTAGCCGTGAGTTGATTTCCTCTACATTGGCGGTACAGAACTTAGTTAGGGATCAACGTGCGATCATGCAGCGTAAGGTGAAACCACATCCCGCCATGTTTGTGCAGAATGCGGTGTTACACCAGAAATTGACCGCTGAGAATTCGGAATTATGGATAGAGAATAGTTATATCGGTGAGAATTGGACGTTACGTGGCCAGCAAATTATAACGGGTGTTCCGGAGAATAATTGGAACTTATCCCTGCCGGAAGGTATCTGTGTAGATGTTGTCCCGGTAGGGGAAACCAATTGGGCGGCAAGGCCCTATGGTTTTAATGACTTGTTTAAAGGGGCCTTGTCTGATGTGTCTACCTTGTTTATGGGGAAACCTATCTTGACTTGGGCGATGGAGCGAGGTATCACCTTGGGAGGGAATGAGGATATACAAAACGCACCTTTGTTCCCTGTTTGCCAAACCGTGGATGAGCTGGGAAAAGTGCTGCGCTGGATGATTACGGAGCTGGATAGGGAAGAGGGAAAGCATATTTGGCTTTCCGCCCGAAAATTATCGGCGAATGATTTGTCCGATCAAGCGAATTTACGCCGTTTAGTAGCTCAGCGAGAAGTTTTCCGTAAAAAAGACTGGTCATTATTGGCCGCTAATCATGAGAAAAGTGTATTCTATCAATTGGATCTTTCGGATGCAGCGGAAAGCTTCGCCAAAGACAAGATTGTCTTACCGAAAGCCCTTCCCGAGGATAATCCGTTGATGAAAAGGATACATAATCATATGTTCCGTTCTCAGGTGATGAAGATCTCGGGGGTAGCGTATAAGGAGGAGGAGCAAAAGGCTTTCGCTTTGTTGCGGGAGGGGCTGGTCGGTTCCGTCCTCGGAAGTAAGCAGCAGCCGTGTTTGAATGTCTATCGGGACCAGATCGTATGGGGACGTAGTCCGGTACGTATTGATTTGGCAGGTGGGTGGACAGATACGCCGCCCTATTGCTTATATGCGGGTGGAAACGTGGTGAACGTGGCGATCGAGTTAAACGGGCAACCACCACTACAAGTCTATATCAAGCCTTCCGATACCCATAAGATTATCCTTCGCTCGATCGATCTGGGAGCGATGGAGGTTATCTCTTCATGGGATGAGCTTCGTGATTATAATAAGGTAGGATCGCCGTTTTCCATCCCGAAAGCGGCTTTGGCCTTGGCGGGATTTGTCCCGGAATTCTCGGCGGAGGCTTATGCTTCTTTGGATGTCCAGCTGGAAGCTTTTGGTAGCGGGCTCGAGATTACCTTGTTGGCGGCGATACCGGCGGGTTCCGGTTTAGGCACTAGCTCGATCCTCGCGGCTACCGTGCTGGGCGCTATCTCTGATTTTTGTGGCTTGGCTTGGGATAAGAATGAGATCGGAAACCGCACCTTGATTTTAGAACAATTGCTGACTACCGGCGGGGGATGGCAAGATCAATACGGTGGTGTATTGCACGGTTTGAAACTCTTGCAAACGAACGAGGGTTTTAATCAGAATCCTTTGGTACGTTGGCTGCCGGAATATTTGTTTACTGATCCGGAATACCGGCCTTGTCATCTTCTTTATTATACGGGAATTACTCGTACGGCGAAAGATATTTTGTCGGAAATCGTACGGGGTATGTTCTTGAATAGCGAGGTGCATTTAGGTCTTTTGTCCGAGATGAAAGCCCATGCGCTCGATATGTACGAGGCGATCCAATGCGGAGACTTCGTGGCTTATGGTAAATTGGTCGGAAAGACTTGGGAGCAAAATAAGGCACTCGATTCCGGAACGAATCCGGCGGCGGTGGAAGCTATTATCTCCAAGATACAGGCTTATGCCTTGGGATATAAACTTCCGGGAGCAGGCGGTGGTGGTTACTTATATATCGTAGCGAAAGACCCGGGTGCGGCCCTGCAAATCCGAAAGATATTAACTCTTTCTCCACCCAATTCGAACGCCCGGTTCGTGGAGATGAGCTTGTCGAATAAGGGGCTTCAGATTAGTCGTTCGTAG
- a CDS encoding master DNA invertase Mpi family serine-type recombinase has protein sequence MVYGYVRVSTDKQTTENQRFEIEKFTKSRNMRIDRWVDETISGTKVIADRQLGKLLKQIRKGDILITTELSRLGRNLMQVMSFLHQCMERDIIVFTVKEGYELGNNINSKILAFAFSLSAEIERNLISQRTKEALARKKVQGAKLGRPKGERPEACKLKGKEEMILQYIKEHKTKVYISKKLGVNRQTLREFLKTHPEIPRKWKRIQKD, from the coding sequence ATGGTATACGGTTATGTAAGAGTCAGTACAGACAAACAAACTACTGAAAACCAGCGATTCGAGATTGAGAAATTCACAAAATCGAGGAACATGAGAATCGACAGGTGGGTAGATGAGACGATCAGCGGGACAAAAGTAATCGCCGATCGCCAACTTGGTAAATTATTAAAGCAAATACGTAAAGGCGACATCCTGATCACGACGGAACTGTCACGTCTCGGACGTAATCTTATGCAAGTTATGAGCTTCCTTCATCAATGTATGGAAAGAGACATCATTGTATTTACGGTAAAGGAAGGTTACGAACTCGGAAATAACATTAACAGTAAAATCTTGGCATTCGCATTTAGCCTAAGCGCCGAAATTGAACGCAACCTGATTTCGCAACGAACGAAAGAAGCGTTGGCTCGGAAAAAAGTGCAAGGTGCCAAACTGGGCCGTCCAAAAGGAGAGCGACCGGAAGCCTGTAAGCTAAAAGGTAAGGAAGAGATGATCTTGCAGTATATTAAAGAACATAAGACTAAAGTATATATCAGCAAGAAACTGGGAGTAAACCGGCAAACCTTGAGGGAATTTCTCAAGACTCATCCGGAAATTCCACGGAAATGGAAAAGAATACAGAAGGATTAA
- the ndk gene encoding nucleoside-diphosphate kinase, which produces MEKTLVILKPCTVQRGLIGEIVTRFEKKGLRLAGMKMVWLTDEILSEHYAHLKEKPFFQRIKDAMSVCPVIVCCWEGVDAIHVVRTLAGTTNGRNAAPGTIRGDYSMSVQENIVHASDSPETAEIELKRFFKDDEIFDYELKNLLSLYANDEF; this is translated from the coding sequence ATGGAAAAAACATTGGTTATTTTAAAGCCTTGTACCGTTCAGCGAGGGCTGATCGGTGAAATCGTAACCCGTTTCGAAAAGAAGGGACTCCGTCTGGCCGGCATGAAGATGGTTTGGCTAACTGACGAGATCTTGAGTGAGCACTACGCCCACCTGAAAGAAAAGCCTTTCTTCCAACGTATCAAGGACGCAATGAGTGTATGCCCGGTAATTGTATGTTGCTGGGAAGGGGTAGATGCCATACATGTAGTAAGAACCTTGGCCGGCACTACCAATGGTAGAAACGCCGCTCCCGGTACGATACGGGGAGATTATAGTATGAGCGTACAAGAGAATATCGTACACGCATCAGACTCACCGGAGACAGCCGAGATCGAATTGAAACGCTTCTTCAAGGATGACGAGATATTCGATTATGAG